A portion of the Desulfobacterales bacterium genome contains these proteins:
- a CDS encoding nucleotidyltransferase, whose translation MSRDWEAQFREWAKPPGKTEQDRCDNAASAIRNAIKASDKLRTRGVSIFAQGSYRNNTNVRKDSDVDIGILCTDTFFHDPLPEGWTQERLGFPDATYHYDQYKNEVEEALVNYFGRSAVKKGNKAFDVHETSYHVEADVAAFFEHRRYQANGTYLEGVELLTDKENRRVINWPEQHYENGVSKNKTNGTRFKSIVRVLKSLSNEMTVQGIGAADVPGFFLECLTYNIPNDRFGNYTYTADVKAALVFIYENTNTPDACAKWLEISELKWLFHATQKWTIEQANAFTYAAWNYDGLGGES comes from the coding sequence ATGTCACGAGACTGGGAAGCACAATTCAGGGAATGGGCGAAGCCGCCGGGGAAGACCGAACAAGACCGTTGCGACAATGCCGCCTCGGCGATCCGCAACGCAATCAAGGCCAGCGACAAACTCCGCACCCGTGGTGTTTCCATCTTTGCCCAAGGCTCCTATCGGAACAATACAAACGTCCGCAAAGACAGCGACGTTGATATCGGAATTCTTTGCACTGACACCTTCTTCCACGACCCTCTTCCCGAAGGCTGGACCCAAGAAAGGCTTGGATTCCCGGACGCCACCTATCATTATGACCAGTACAAGAACGAAGTAGAAGAGGCCCTTGTCAACTACTTCGGACGCTCCGCCGTGAAGAAGGGAAACAAAGCTTTCGATGTTCACGAAACGAGCTACCATGTCGAAGCAGATGTAGCCGCGTTTTTTGAGCATCGCCGTTACCAAGCAAACGGCACCTATCTTGAAGGCGTTGAATTGCTGACGGATAAAGAAAACCGCCGCGTCATCAACTGGCCGGAACAACACTACGAAAACGGCGTCAGTAAAAACAAGACCAACGGCACACGTTTCAAGTCCATTGTTCGCGTGCTGAAATCCCTTTCAAACGAAATGACTGTGCAGGGGATCGGCGCAGCTGATGTTCCGGGCTTTTTTCTGGAGTGTCTTACCTACAATATCCCCAATGACCGCTTTGGAAACTACACATACACAGCCGACGTGAAAGCGGCGCTCGTATTTATTTACGAGAACACGAATACACCCGACGCATGCGCAAAGTGGCTCGAAATTAGTGAGTTGAAATGGCTCTTCCATGCGACACAGAAATGGACGATAGAGCAGGCAAATGCTTTCACATATGCTGCATGGAACTATGACGGACTCGGGGGGGAGTCATGA
- the arcC gene encoding carbamate kinase yields MKNKKETILIALGGNALIQKGQKGTAEEQIRNLKKPLDIIAKLSREYRIVITHGNGPQVGNLLLQQESCDAVPKMPLDVVGAESQGQIGYLIESTLDTALMNIGIENSQPFATLITYTVVDQNDPLFQNPTKPVGPFYTKEQAEKLPYRMVETIHGYRRVVASPKPVDIINHREVKTLIDMNFIVICCGGGGIPVIREGKSFQGVDAVIDKDLASSLLASEIDADLFIVATDEKGVYVNFGKPDQKFIETMTVAEARKHISDGQFPAGSMKPKVESAVNFAEATGKRAVITALDDILEAVAGKSGTAVIR; encoded by the coding sequence ATGAAAAATAAAAAAGAAACGATCCTGATTGCACTGGGCGGGAATGCCCTCATACAAAAAGGGCAGAAGGGAACTGCAGAAGAGCAGATCCGGAACCTCAAAAAACCCTTGGATATCATTGCAAAGCTTTCCAGAGAATATCGCATTGTCATCACCCATGGAAACGGGCCGCAGGTTGGGAATCTGCTGCTTCAGCAGGAAAGCTGTGATGCCGTACCTAAAATGCCACTGGATGTCGTCGGGGCCGAAAGCCAGGGTCAGATCGGCTACCTGATCGAATCCACCCTGGATACGGCACTGATGAACATCGGCATTGAAAACAGTCAGCCGTTTGCCACGCTGATCACCTATACGGTCGTTGACCAGAACGATCCGCTGTTTCAAAATCCCACCAAACCGGTCGGGCCGTTCTACACCAAAGAGCAGGCCGAAAAACTCCCCTACCGGATGGTCGAAACCATTCACGGGTACCGCCGGGTCGTGGCATCACCAAAACCGGTTGACATCATCAACCACCGGGAAGTGAAAACACTGATCGACATGAACTTTATCGTCATCTGCTGTGGCGGCGGCGGCATTCCGGTTATCCGGGAAGGAAAGAGTTTCCAGGGTGTCGATGCCGTTATCGATAAAGACCTTGCCAGCTCTCTGCTGGCGTCTGAAATCGACGCGGATCTGTTTATTGTCGCGACTGATGAAAAAGGCGTCTATGTCAACTTCGGAAAACCCGATCAGAAATTCATCGAAACAATGACGGTTGCAGAGGCCCGAAAGCATATCAGCGACGGCCAGTTCCCTGCCGGCTCCATGAAACCCAAAGTCGAATCAGCCGTCAATTTTGCCGAAGCTACCGGAAAACGAGCTGTCATTACAGCACTGGACGACATTCTTGAAGCTGTTGCCGGCAAATCCGGAACGGCCGTTATCCGATAG
- a CDS encoding N-acetyltransferase, whose translation MEQNIACKLTLERTHMHYVDLPPECPPQAGPGTVGFPEIGICSEIDLDLTVRKACVSDVQEVMKLINGFAVSKLMLPRGPRTLYENIRDFIVVCNESDGENDGQDGSASGKKETIIACGGLHVLWGDMAEIRSVAVHPVFHRRGLGTRLVQYMEKDARRLGIKKLFTFTLAEEFFRSLGFEARSREQLPHVVWAECSCCPKFFNCDEIGMIKEL comes from the coding sequence ATGGAACAGAATATCGCATGTAAATTAACGTTGGAAAGGACGCATATGCATTATGTTGACCTTCCTCCGGAATGTCCGCCCCAGGCCGGTCCGGGTACCGTCGGGTTTCCCGAAATCGGGATTTGCAGTGAAATTGATCTGGACCTGACCGTTCGAAAAGCCTGCGTATCCGATGTCCAGGAGGTAATGAAACTGATCAACGGCTTTGCCGTCTCCAAATTGATGCTCCCCCGGGGGCCCCGGACGCTGTATGAAAATATCAGAGATTTTATTGTGGTCTGTAATGAGTCGGACGGGGAAAACGACGGGCAGGATGGCAGCGCATCCGGAAAGAAAGAAACCATTATTGCGTGCGGCGGGCTTCACGTGCTGTGGGGTGATATGGCCGAAATTCGCTCGGTCGCGGTGCATCCTGTTTTTCACCGTCGGGGATTGGGGACGCGACTGGTTCAATATATGGAGAAAGATGCCAGGCGTCTGGGGATAAAAAAATTGTTTACCTTTACCCTTGCAGAAGAATTTTTCAGATCACTGGGCTTTGAAGCCAGGAGTCGGGAACAGCTTCCGCATGTGGTCTGGGCGGAATGCAGCTGTTGCCCGAAATTTTTTAATTGTGACGAAATTGGTATGATTAAAGAATTGTAA
- the pyrB gene encoding aspartate carbamoyltransferase: MNYFVEPTAQEYEGWEEFYSKPITEKLSVLMRDDRIFDVIFAQQFDREFLNLMCQLADKIRIMAKTKTGLIKLKGLLAHKRAMLYFVQPSTRTFLSFLNACQILGVDISEIRATSTSSEVKGESQEDTIRTFSSYADMIIVRHPEAGFAEKMSWLLNQTDRPVPVINGGSGPDQHPTQALLDIYTLERSFVNIGGLDGKKIAFVGDLKRGRTVRSLSYLMKNYKDVSLYFVSPEVFRIRDDIKEFLDKHGIPFHETEDFESVMPLVDAIYMTRIQSEYPGGPESEAGTYPKFHFKKEHLPIIQPHCAIMHPLPRRYEIEVAVDKDPRATYWRQERNGMWLRAALIAYVFKVENEIMKEFS, from the coding sequence ATGAACTATTTTGTGGAGCCGACGGCCCAGGAATATGAGGGCTGGGAAGAATTTTACAGCAAACCGATAACGGAAAAATTATCCGTTTTGATGCGGGATGACCGTATTTTTGATGTTATTTTTGCCCAGCAGTTTGATCGTGAATTTTTAAACCTGATGTGTCAACTTGCCGACAAAATCAGGATCATGGCAAAGACCAAAACCGGGTTGATAAAATTGAAAGGGCTTCTTGCGCACAAGCGTGCCATGCTTTATTTTGTTCAGCCGTCCACCCGTACATTTTTATCCTTTTTAAATGCCTGTCAGATTCTCGGCGTGGATATATCGGAAATCCGTGCGACATCTACCAGCTCAGAGGTCAAGGGTGAATCTCAGGAGGATACGATCCGGACATTTTCAAGCTATGCGGATATGATTATCGTCCGGCATCCGGAGGCCGGTTTTGCAGAAAAAATGTCCTGGCTTCTGAATCAGACAGATCGGCCTGTGCCTGTCATCAATGGGGGGTCCGGTCCGGATCAGCATCCGACCCAGGCATTGCTGGACATTTATACGCTCGAAAGATCATTCGTGAATATCGGCGGTCTGGATGGCAAAAAGATTGCTTTTGTCGGCGATTTGAAACGGGGACGGACCGTTCGTTCACTCAGCTATCTGATGAAAAATTATAAAGATGTCTCCCTGTATTTCGTGTCGCCGGAAGTATTCCGGATACGAGATGATATCAAGGAGTTTCTCGACAAGCACGGCATTCCGTTTCACGAGACGGAAGATTTTGAAAGTGTGATGCCTCTGGTGGACGCGATTTACATGACCCGGATTCAAAGCGAATATCCGGGTGGGCCCGAATCTGAGGCGGGTACCTATCCGAAATTCCATTTCAAAAAAGAGCATCTGCCCATCATCCAGCCCCATTGTGCCATTATGCATCCCCTTCCGAGACGATATGAGATCGAAGTTGCTGTCGACAAGGATCCCAGGGCGACATACTGGCGGCAGGAACGAAACGGCATGTGGTTGAGGGCGGCCCTCATTGCTTACGTATTCAAAGTTGAAAACGAGATTATGAAAGAATTTTCCTGA
- the argF gene encoding ornithine carbamoyltransferase encodes MAFNLRNRNFLKLLDFTPREIKFLLALSLDLKKAKYAGIEQQRLKGKNIALIFEKASTRTRCAFEVAAYDQGAHVTYLGPTGSQIGKKESMKDTARVLGHMYDGIEYRGYGQEIVEELGKYAGVPVWNGLTNEYHPTQVLADFLTMMEYSDKPLSQVKFAYMGDARNNMGNSLLIGAAKMGMDFRSVAPKAVQTGGNLVARAMEIAKETGARITVTDDLKAGVKDCDFLYSDVWVSMGEPDEVWKERIDLLKAYQVNKRAMDLTGNRDVKYMHCLPAFHNRATVIGEEIYQKFGMDGMEVTEEVFESPASIVFTEAENRIHTIKAVMVATLGC; translated from the coding sequence ATGGCGTTTAATTTGAGAAACAGAAATTTTCTGAAACTTCTGGATTTTACTCCCCGGGAAATAAAATTTCTTCTGGCACTGTCCCTGGATCTGAAAAAAGCCAAATATGCCGGTATCGAACAGCAGCGGCTGAAGGGTAAAAACATCGCGTTGATTTTCGAAAAGGCCTCCACACGGACCCGATGTGCGTTTGAAGTGGCGGCATATGATCAGGGCGCGCATGTGACCTATCTTGGCCCCACAGGCTCCCAGATTGGCAAAAAAGAATCCATGAAAGACACGGCCCGCGTTCTGGGGCATATGTATGACGGAATTGAATATCGTGGATATGGGCAGGAGATCGTCGAAGAGCTTGGAAAATATGCGGGCGTTCCGGTATGGAACGGCCTGACCAATGAATACCATCCGACCCAGGTCCTGGCGGATTTTTTGACCATGATGGAGTACAGCGACAAACCGTTGAGCCAGGTCAAGTTCGCCTACATGGGCGATGCGAGAAACAACATGGGCAACTCCCTGCTGATCGGTGCGGCAAAAATGGGTATGGATTTTCGCTCAGTTGCTCCGAAAGCGGTTCAGACCGGCGGTAACCTGGTCGCCCGGGCGATGGAAATCGCGAAAGAGACCGGTGCCAGAATTACCGTGACCGACGACCTGAAAGCCGGCGTTAAAGACTGTGATTTTCTTTACTCTGACGTATGGGTTTCCATGGGTGAGCCGGATGAAGTCTGGAAAGAACGAATTGATCTGCTTAAAGCCTACCAGGTAAACAAACGGGCAATGGATCTGACCGGTAATCGCGATGTCAAATATATGCATTGCCTGCCGGCGTTCCACAACCGTGCAACCGTTATCGGTGAGGAAATTTATCAGAAGTTCGGCATGGACGGCATGGAAGTGACCGAAGAAGTGTTCGAGTCTCCGGCATCCATCGTTTTTACCGAAGCGGAAAACAGAATTCATACCATCAAAGCAGTCATGGTGGCTACTCTGGGTTGCTGA
- a CDS encoding HAD-IIA family hydrolase — protein sequence MDYQFDGIIFDINGVLEYQGKVYPGAPELLDYLRSQSIEIRILTNSTLKSRKSCCEKLNRTGFTVYEHEVITASFATARYLKTLDPRSCWVMLKREGLQEFKDFNQDTEHPEYIVLGDYREDFNFENMNRAVALLLGGTKLIVMITEKVDRSLGGVELTVGAYGRMLEDAAGIRATYIGKPNRYVFDMILDTMTVDRNRVVMVGDKVSSDIIGAHNAGLKSVLVKTGEFRQSDLVSDIQPDFVYDRVAQIRELF from the coding sequence ATGGATTATCAATTCGATGGAATTATTTTTGACATCAACGGGGTACTTGAATATCAGGGGAAAGTGTATCCCGGGGCACCGGAACTTCTGGATTATCTCAGGAGTCAATCAATAGAGATCAGAATTTTGACCAACAGTACCTTGAAGAGCAGAAAGTCATGCTGTGAGAAGTTGAATCGGACCGGGTTCACCGTCTATGAGCACGAGGTGATTACGGCCTCTTTTGCTACGGCCAGATATCTGAAAACGCTTGATCCCCGATCCTGCTGGGTCATGCTCAAACGCGAGGGGCTTCAGGAATTCAAGGACTTCAATCAGGATACCGAACATCCTGAATATATCGTTTTGGGAGACTATCGGGAGGATTTTAATTTTGAAAATATGAACCGGGCTGTGGCGCTGCTTCTCGGGGGGACCAAACTCATTGTCATGATCACCGAAAAGGTGGATCGCAGCCTCGGAGGGGTGGAGCTGACGGTCGGTGCCTATGGACGGATGCTCGAGGATGCGGCCGGAATCCGGGCCACCTATATCGGCAAGCCCAACCGGTATGTGTTTGATATGATCCTGGACACCATGACCGTAGATCGAAACCGGGTGGTGATGGTCGGAGATAAGGTGTCCTCCGATATTATCGGTGCGCACAATGCCGGATTAAAATCGGTTCTCGTAAAAACCGGTGAATTCAGGCAGAGCGATCTGGTCAGTGATATCCAGCCGGATTTTGTGTATGATCGTGTCGCTCAGATCCGGGAGTTGTTTTAA
- a CDS encoding MFS transporter: MNDIRSNCRPSEPGRGVHWAWIILCVCFFNLLINYAARNGYSLIFPEMIRTLGFGRTDGGTIYNAYLFVYILCSPVAGFFADRFGTRRIIIICLAVLGMGLALMGTVHTVGAACMSYAVAGIGASGMWTPVLALVQRWFTPMRRGMALGILSSGFGLGFALMGALFPWIAKYWTWRGAWFLLAGAAIIMLLVNLVLLRENPESCGTVPWGGGGQPVGNLSEGTGADSENLKAHVFANRIFWIVGASYFAISYAVYGITTFMVDFARLQAGLSFEKASFLASIHGVCQLIGVLSMMPLSDVFGRKRMITISNLCIALALAGILIAGTSWQILYVLIGVIGLFFGVTFVLYGACAGDYFPRRYIGTVIGAWTPFYGLGAIFAHWITGMICDSTGSYALAFFLNMIMAVAGLLLICLVPALKEKTEP, translated from the coding sequence TTGAACGACATCAGATCAAATTGCAGGCCATCCGAACCGGGACGCGGAGTCCATTGGGCGTGGATTATTCTCTGCGTCTGTTTTTTCAACCTTCTGATCAATTATGCCGCTCGGAATGGATACAGTCTGATATTCCCCGAAATGATCCGCACGCTTGGCTTCGGCCGGACAGATGGCGGTACCATCTACAATGCCTACCTTTTTGTCTACATCCTTTGCAGTCCGGTCGCCGGCTTTTTCGCCGACCGATTCGGAACACGACGGATTATAATCATCTGCCTGGCGGTGCTCGGCATGGGCCTGGCGCTGATGGGTACCGTGCATACGGTAGGTGCTGCCTGCATGTCCTATGCGGTAGCGGGTATCGGGGCCTCGGGGATGTGGACCCCGGTTCTGGCGCTGGTTCAGCGGTGGTTTACCCCGATGCGCCGGGGAATGGCGCTGGGTATCTTATCATCTGGCTTTGGATTGGGATTTGCCCTGATGGGTGCCCTTTTCCCCTGGATTGCCAAATATTGGACCTGGAGAGGGGCATGGTTTCTGCTGGCAGGTGCGGCGATCATCATGCTTCTGGTTAATCTGGTTCTGCTCAGGGAAAATCCGGAAAGTTGCGGGACCGTTCCCTGGGGAGGGGGCGGGCAGCCTGTCGGGAACCTGTCAGAAGGAACCGGTGCTGACAGTGAAAATCTGAAGGCCCATGTGTTTGCCAACAGGATCTTCTGGATTGTCGGAGCCTCTTATTTCGCCATTTCGTATGCGGTTTACGGAATTACGACTTTCATGGTGGATTTTGCCAGGCTTCAGGCCGGACTCTCTTTTGAAAAGGCCAGCTTTCTGGCATCCATCCACGGGGTATGCCAGCTTATCGGCGTTCTGTCCATGATGCCCCTGTCGGATGTTTTTGGACGAAAACGGATGATCACGATATCCAACCTGTGTATCGCACTGGCGCTTGCGGGGATTCTTATCGCAGGAACTTCATGGCAGATTCTGTATGTCCTCATCGGGGTTATCGGGTTATTTTTCGGGGTCACGTTTGTTCTTTACGGTGCCTGTGCCGGTGATTATTTTCCCCGGCGGTATATCGGGACGGTGATCGGTGCATGGACCCCCTTTTATGGCCTTGGCGCCATCTTTGCTCACTGGATTACCGGTATGATCTGCGATTCAACCGGATCATACGCACTGGCGTTTTTCCTGAATATGATCATGGCGGTCGCGGGCCTGCTGTTGATTTGTCTGGTCCCCGCATTGAAAGAGAAAACAGAACCATAA
- a CDS encoding PAS domain S-box protein → MDNKPGYEELEKKIALLEAQLSQFNIQAVWDTYALSSIPTLIRNVTTGCIVHYNSAMEKLTGYTHEEMPDIRSWLDNLYPAPEDWKAAEDMVKKVIRGDIKIREYEFKMSQKGGRNIYAEFSVYNIYYNGRPTELQVVKGMDVTARKHAEEALKKANEALNLLNQELDQRVRNRTRDLEESKNRLKLALEGANEGMWVIDVVEGDMRFTEYSAAMPGYALDELGCSEEKWDRLMHPDDLVHVQQALRDHIEGKTSCYEAEYRVKTKSGQWKWILGHGRVTRRDQNGIALQIIGTHVDIDRRKNAELELRKSEKMFRSLVEHDPFGLAVMNKDGAVHYINPKFTEIFCYDLKDIRDLTSWFEHAYPDHAHRQKAIDSWKENAARAEENNEETASVIFYVRCKNGEEKIISFRTVYLAEGNYLVTYEDITERIRANEILKKREKELEIKSENLEEVNTALRVLLKRRNEDKSEMEEKVMFNIRDLVVPYLDKLERTRSADLQKSYIGILRSNLDDVISPFARRLSARFMNFTPREIQVANLIKEDKGNKEIAELLYVSESSVEFHRHNIRKKLGLLNKKVNLQTYLQSLE, encoded by the coding sequence ATGGACAATAAACCAGGGTATGAAGAACTCGAGAAAAAAATCGCTCTGCTCGAAGCACAGCTGAGTCAGTTCAACATTCAGGCCGTATGGGATACTTATGCCCTGAGTTCGATTCCGACATTGATCAGAAATGTCACAACGGGTTGTATCGTCCACTATAATTCTGCCATGGAGAAACTGACCGGCTACACGCATGAAGAAATGCCGGATATCCGTTCATGGCTCGATAACCTTTATCCGGCCCCCGAAGACTGGAAAGCGGCTGAAGACATGGTGAAAAAAGTCATCCGGGGCGATATCAAGATTCGTGAATATGAATTCAAAATGTCGCAGAAAGGTGGCCGGAATATCTATGCGGAGTTTAGCGTCTACAATATTTATTATAACGGCCGACCCACAGAGCTTCAGGTGGTTAAGGGGATGGATGTTACCGCCAGAAAGCATGCTGAAGAAGCGCTGAAAAAAGCCAATGAGGCCCTCAACCTTCTCAATCAGGAGCTGGATCAGCGTGTCCGGAACAGGACCCGGGATCTGGAGGAAAGCAAAAACAGGCTTAAACTGGCGCTTGAAGGTGCCAACGAAGGTATGTGGGTTATTGACGTGGTGGAAGGCGATATGCGGTTTACCGAATATTCAGCCGCGATGCCGGGGTATGCGCTGGATGAGCTGGGGTGTAGTGAGGAAAAATGGGACAGATTAATGCATCCGGATGATCTGGTTCATGTCCAGCAGGCGTTGCGGGATCATATCGAAGGAAAAACTTCCTGCTACGAAGCTGAATATCGGGTGAAAACCAAGTCCGGTCAATGGAAATGGATTCTCGGGCACGGCAGGGTAACCCGAAGGGATCAAAACGGAATTGCCCTGCAGATCATCGGGACCCATGTGGATATTGATCGCAGAAAAAATGCTGAGCTGGAACTGAGAAAAAGTGAAAAGATGTTCCGTTCCTTGGTTGAGCATGACCCATTCGGGCTGGCGGTTATGAATAAAGATGGCGCCGTGCATTACATCAATCCGAAATTTACCGAAATTTTCTGCTATGATCTGAAGGATATCCGGGATCTGACGTCCTGGTTTGAACATGCCTATCCGGATCATGCGCATCGGCAGAAGGCCATTGATTCATGGAAGGAAAACGCCGCCAGGGCCGAAGAAAATAATGAAGAGACCGCTTCGGTCATTTTTTATGTCAGATGCAAAAACGGCGAGGAAAAAATTATATCGTTCCGGACCGTTTACCTGGCCGAGGGCAATTATCTGGTCACCTATGAAGACATTACCGAGCGCATCAGGGCGAATGAAATCCTGAAAAAACGGGAAAAAGAACTTGAAATCAAGTCTGAAAACCTCGAAGAGGTCAACACGGCGCTCAGGGTCCTGCTGAAACGGAGAAACGAGGACAAATCCGAGATGGAGGAAAAGGTAATGTTCAACATCAGGGACCTGGTGGTTCCTTACCTTGACAAATTGGAACGAACACGGTCTGCGGATCTTCAGAAATCATATATCGGGATTTTACGATCCAATCTCGATGATGTCATATCCCCCTTTGCACGTCGGCTGTCCGCCAGGTTCATGAACTTTACCCCGAGGGAGATTCAGGTGGCCAATCTGATCAAGGAGGACAAGGGAAACAAGGAAATTGCCGAATTGCTGTATGTTTCGGAAAGCTCGGTGGAGTTTCACCGGCACAATATTCGTAAAAAGTTAGGGCTTCTGAATAAAAAAGTTAATCTGCAAACCTATCTTCAGTCTCTCGAGTAG
- a CDS encoding prolyl-tRNA synthetase associated domain-containing protein gives MISDDEQKVYDALGQLGIEFERHEHPPVYTVDEAARYWKEIPGVHCKNLFMKNQKGKTHYLIVMKDSKKVDFKVMAGGVGEKLSFASEQRLEKYLGLKTGAVSPFGLINDAGHEVKVVIDTDLKAAKKINFHPNVNTATVTVSLEDFEKFLSSCGNSVQYVRI, from the coding sequence ATGATAAGCGATGATGAACAGAAGGTATATGATGCGCTCGGGCAGCTCGGTATTGAGTTTGAGCGCCATGAACATCCGCCCGTATATACGGTGGATGAAGCCGCCAGATACTGGAAGGAAATCCCCGGGGTTCACTGCAAGAACCTGTTCATGAAAAATCAGAAGGGGAAAACCCATTACCTGATCGTCATGAAAGATTCCAAAAAGGTGGATTTCAAAGTCATGGCAGGCGGGGTCGGAGAAAAACTCAGTTTTGCCTCCGAACAGCGGCTTGAAAAATATCTGGGATTGAAAACCGGTGCGGTCTCCCCCTTTGGCCTGATCAATGACGCCGGGCACGAGGTAAAAGTGGTGATCGATACGGATCTGAAAGCGGCGAAAAAAATTAATTTTCATCCCAACGTCAATACCGCTACCGTAACAGTCAGTTTAGAAGATTTTGAAAAATTTCTGAGCAGCTGCGGCAACAGCGTCCAGTATGTACGAATATGA
- a CDS encoding DMT family transporter — MQIYKQFERSRMIPTLSLLVAMILWASSFVALKIAFRHYDPMVVIFGRMLVASVCFLCILHRFRGAFTYRKGDIRTIFLMTLCEPCVYFILEAKAVENTTASQAGMITPMMPLMVAIAAWIFLKERISAKTLSGFVIAIIGACWMSSASQTSESAPNPALGNFLEFLAMICAAVYTILMKRLTRRYPPFFLTGIQALAGGVFYFGMLFFPSTALPTTFDPVSTLAIIYLGSFITLGAYGCYNFGVSCIPASQASAFVNLIPVLTVFFGWLVLGEQFTASQYLAALLVFAGVLISQKGHVKEAVDMTAMKEHPL; from the coding sequence ATGCAAATTTATAAGCAATTTGAACGATCCAGGATGATTCCCACCCTGAGTCTTCTGGTGGCAATGATTTTATGGGCCAGTTCATTTGTCGCATTAAAGATCGCCTTCCGACATTATGATCCCATGGTCGTTATTTTCGGAAGGATGCTGGTAGCCAGTGTATGTTTTCTATGTATCCTTCATCGATTCAGGGGCGCGTTTACCTACCGCAAAGGGGATATCAGGACAATTTTCCTGATGACCCTCTGCGAGCCATGCGTGTATTTTATCCTGGAAGCAAAGGCCGTTGAAAATACCACGGCTTCACAGGCGGGGATGATCACGCCCATGATGCCCCTGATGGTGGCCATAGCGGCCTGGATATTTCTGAAAGAGCGTATCTCCGCTAAAACGCTATCGGGATTTGTCATTGCCATCATCGGGGCATGCTGGATGAGTTCAGCCAGCCAGACATCCGAGTCTGCACCCAATCCGGCGTTAGGAAACTTTCTTGAATTTCTGGCAATGATTTGTGCTGCCGTGTATACCATTTTAATGAAACGGCTGACGCGTCGTTATCCTCCTTTTTTTCTGACCGGAATCCAGGCCCTTGCCGGCGGTGTCTTTTATTTTGGAATGCTGTTTTTTCCGTCAACCGCTCTGCCGACCACCTTTGACCCGGTTTCAACACTGGCGATCATCTATCTCGGATCGTTTATCACGCTTGGCGCCTATGGATGTTACAATTTCGGCGTCAGCTGCATTCCCGCCAGTCAGGCCTCGGCCTTTGTCAATCTGATTCCGGTGCTGACCGTGTTTTTTGGCTGGCTTGTCCTGGGGGAGCAGTTTACTGCCTCCCAGTATCTGGCTGCCCTGCTGGTATTTGCCGGGGTCCTGATCAGCCAGAAAGGTCATGTTAAAGAGGCTGTTGATATGACAGCAATGAAAGAACATCCTTTGTAA